One genomic window of Citrobacter sp. Marseille-Q6884 includes the following:
- a CDS encoding helicase RepA family protein produces MTMQLTSVETVSDALFTCSYLWAHGKQYSRSDLDKALHQHKDPTTRYGKLVARLNQIAAMPYEELCDAGYLDTDRKQMITARRSVLVEEIGEGEMNAMLSDVQRIHRVFPDAGAKFRTKLPLSRGSEGFDIRQDYILKHFLPAQSLCSIYGPSGSYKSFLAVSWACHIAAGLPWAGKKVTPGAVLYVVGEGGVGVPRRIRAWEQVHGIQADNLWLVNRPVFPVRESEVTEVLLAARQIEAECGVPVRMVVIDTLARCFGGNDENDARDMGAFIEGCDVIKQKTGATVLVVHHSGKDEGKGARGSSAFRAALDTEFNVKREGDGKALILTCTKMKDAEEPERKAYDLRTAELYTDEDGELVCSLVVHDQPREAKEVEPELAHISRLSDNHHALWQAVRSRSAKGEPCTISVIKDDLRATLGADKVRKSFPRWLDKLESEQIIRIEGENLYPVTVE; encoded by the coding sequence ATGACGATGCAACTGACATCTGTAGAAACGGTATCTGATGCCCTGTTTACCTGTTCGTATCTGTGGGCTCATGGCAAGCAGTACAGCCGCAGTGATTTGGATAAGGCCCTCCACCAGCATAAAGATCCAACTACTCGTTACGGGAAGCTGGTGGCTCGCCTCAACCAGATAGCAGCAATGCCGTATGAGGAGCTTTGTGATGCCGGGTATCTCGATACGGACCGCAAACAAATGATTACCGCACGGCGTTCTGTGCTGGTGGAAGAGATAGGCGAAGGTGAAATGAATGCCATGCTGTCTGACGTGCAGCGCATTCACCGCGTCTTTCCTGATGCTGGTGCAAAGTTCAGGACAAAGCTGCCTCTCTCTCGCGGATCTGAGGGCTTTGATATCCGTCAGGACTATATCCTTAAACACTTTCTGCCAGCGCAGTCTCTGTGCAGCATTTACGGCCCAAGCGGTTCGTATAAGAGTTTTCTAGCCGTATCGTGGGCTTGTCATATCGCAGCTGGTCTGCCATGGGCGGGGAAGAAGGTCACTCCTGGCGCAGTGCTGTATGTGGTTGGCGAGGGTGGTGTAGGTGTTCCCCGGCGTATACGGGCATGGGAACAGGTGCATGGCATACAGGCAGACAACCTCTGGCTGGTTAATCGTCCGGTGTTCCCTGTGCGTGAGTCAGAGGTTACAGAAGTGCTTCTTGCTGCCAGGCAGATTGAAGCCGAATGTGGTGTGCCGGTTCGCATGGTGGTGATCGATACTCTGGCCCGCTGTTTTGGTGGTAACGACGAGAATGATGCTCGTGACATGGGGGCGTTTATTGAGGGCTGTGACGTTATCAAACAGAAAACGGGTGCAACGGTGCTGGTAGTCCACCACTCCGGCAAGGATGAAGGGAAAGGCGCTCGCGGTTCCAGTGCTTTCCGTGCTGCGCTTGATACTGAATTTAACGTTAAGCGTGAAGGGGATGGAAAGGCGCTTATTCTGACTTGTACCAAGATGAAAGACGCGGAGGAGCCAGAACGTAAGGCGTATGACCTGAGAACGGCTGAGCTTTACACCGATGAAGATGGTGAGCTTGTGTGCTCTCTGGTTGTGCACGATCAGCCGAGAGAGGCTAAAGAGGTTGAGCCTGAACTGGCCCATATCTCCCGTCTTAGCGATAACCACCATGCACTATGGCAGGCAGTACGCAGCCGTTCAGCTAAGGGGGAGCCATGCACTATCTCCGTCATAAAAGACGATCTGCGTGCAACACTGGGGGCAGATAAAGTGAGAAAGTCATTCCCGCGCTGGCTGGACAAGCTGGAGAGTGAGCAAATTATTCGCATCGAGGGTGAGAACCTTTACCCGGTAACAGTCGAGTAA
- a CDS encoding host cell division inhibitor Icd-like protein: MSHKTKAAMQGRQCHYQKLKQSQDTRVNAGGQSLSAPVITGTAPLAQFGFQIRTALQYVSQEGSDFKSRPLRVTKSHAHPQTTQKLGCLRCTALPHTQSPETSGELEQSAGCTAMQHTQSPKISGDTITEIVIVGLGATAVGHTTEKSRSFDRYPDIGYRCNESCIGQNQSYKNSGGQTPEDFQSAFMHFGYQPFGSMPRCCNSLRIIRFIHADTEASPSCARACLIPSSRLGSTRNAICLLPLALISMVDIWLTPDYFEVVIKCMTGAYQKATPRTVRAVPGRLTKPLSEVTVMADNHSTQTRPKFTWRFLAVPIIAPNAKPIVLYTNATSEQRARDNCPGWLLFFAARLPLHEVCDNPTPSGLRESLTPSTVAEIATVQEVRHV, from the coding sequence GCCATGCAGGGCCGCCAATGTCACTACCAAAAACTTAAGCAAAGTCAGGATACCAGGGTAAATGCTGGTGGTCAAAGCCTGAGCGCTCCTGTGATTACAGGAACTGCGCCATTGGCGCAGTTCGGATTTCAAATCCGTACTGCATTGCAATATGTCTCCCAAGAGGGATCGGATTTCAAATCCAGACCTTTGCGAGTGACTAAAAGTCACGCCCACCCCCAAACTACCCAGAAATTGGGCTGTTTAAGGTGTACGGCATTGCCGCATACCCAATCTCCCGAAACTTCTGGAGAACTGGAACAGAGTGCCGGGTGTACTGCAATGCAGCATACCCAATCTCCTAAGATTTCAGGAGATACCATCACTGAGATAGTGATAGTTGGATTGGGGGCAACAGCAGTTGGACATACTACGGAGAAATCCCGTAGTTTCGACCGTTACCCAGATATTGGGTATCGATGCAACGAAAGTTGCATCGGTCAGAACCAGAGCTACAAAAATAGCGGTGGTCAAACCCCAGAAGATTTCCAGAGTGCATTTATGCACTTTGGGTATCAGCCTTTTGGCTCGATGCCTCGTTGTTGTAACTCTTTGCGGATTATTCGCTTTATCCACGCTGATACAGAAGCGTCACCATCTTGTGCCAGAGCCTGTTTAATTCCTTCTTCTAGGCTTGGTTCTACACGTAATGCGATCTGCTTGTTACCTTTGGCTTTAATTTCTATGGTTGACATTTGGTTGACACCTGATTACTTTGAAGTGGTAATCAAGTGTATGACAGGTGCATACCAAAAAGCAACGCCCCGGACTGTTAGAGCAGTACCAGGGCGTCTAACCAAACCGTTAAGTGAGGTAACAGTTATGGCTGACAATCATTCTACCCAAACTCGCCCAAAATTTACATGGCGTTTTCTTGCAGTACCTATCATTGCACCAAATGCAAAACCAATCGTGCTCTACACCAATGCCACTAGCGAACAGAGGGCTCGTGACAATTGCCCGGGGTGGTTGCTCTTCTTTGCCGCACGCCTACCTCTTCATGAGGTTTGTGATAACCCAACACCTTCAGGACTCAGGGAAAGCCTGACCCCTTCAACCGTAGCGGAAATCGCTACAGTTCAGGAGGTGCGCCATGTCTAA